A genome region from Lytechinus pictus isolate F3 Inbred chromosome 16, Lp3.0, whole genome shotgun sequence includes the following:
- the LOC129279054 gene encoding octopamine receptor-like: MAEMTEGMVFEMDSGNDTVMSESFGQPTFAVVIFVTIGFVGMIGNALVCIVIASTLAWSKSGTTNLLILNQAVVDTSTSFILILSYTLPYPFIRTAGGWPEFVCRMWVPHTLLWMLFVVSTYNLCMMSLERYIAVAYPVAYSTRFKKETSLLMILFCWILAPLLHYYYPIAYDYNDGGVCRKRGDPLVVATIGVLIFVWEFFIPFIIMAVVYSRIVYLLRRQQLRVRAVNTNPGQPEPRSGHLGAQASSQPHIQVSLEQNVASRSEAAQGHHQGNSPQQRRRAPSETVRRNVTVTLLSVFVMYVVCWMPNHLTFLQFGLGGPLNLSGAWYYITLILAYLNMSINPFIYALKYKLFREGFRRLFCDRCYKAAPERRNFTEHSSLPPRPVPTVSGSDRGLIHAE; the protein is encoded by the coding sequence ATGGCTGAAATGACAGAGGGAATGGTCTTTGAAATGGACAGTGGGAATGACACGGTCATGTCGGAATCCTTTGGCCAGCCGACATTTGCTGTCGTCATCTTCGTCACCATTGGTTTCGTTGGAATGATCGGAAATGCCCTTGTATGCATCGTGATCGCAAGTACGTTGGCTTGGTCGAAAAGTGGCACCACGAATCTCCTGATCTTGAACCAAGCCGTCGTTGACACCTCGACGTCGTTCATTTTGATTCTATCCTACACCTTGCCTTACCCCTTTATCCGAACTGCAGGAGGATGGCCGGAGTTCGTCTGCCGCATGTGGGTGCCACACACCCTCCTGTGGATGCTCTTTGTCGTGTCAACCTACAACCTCTGCATGATGTCTCTGGAAAGGTACATCGCCGTTGCCTACCCAGTGGCCTACTCCACGCGATTCAAGAAGGAGACATCTCTCTTGATGATTCTGTTCTGCTGGATATTAGCCCCTCTTCTGCATTACTACTACCCGATTGCATACGATTACAATGATGGTGGTGTTTGCAGGAAGCGAGGGGACCCACTAGTGGTCGCGACCATTGGTGTCTTGATCTTCGTCTGGGAATTCTTCATCCCTTTCATCATCATGGCTGTGGTGTACAGCCGCATTGTTTACCTGCTCCGGAGGCAGCAGTTGCGGGTCCGAGCAGTGAACACCAACCCGGGCCAACCGGAACCGCGCAGCGGACATCTAGGTGCCCAAGCCTCATCGCAGCCTCATATCCAAGTCTCCCTGGAGCAGAACGTCGCCTCCAGGTCCGAAGCTGCGCAAGGTCATCACCAGGGGAACTCGCCGCAGCAGAGACGTCGTGCGCCGTCAGAAACGGTTCGCCGCAACGTCACGGTGACGCTTCTATCCGTTTTCGTCATGTACGTTGTTTGCTGGATGCCGAACCACCTGACCTTCCTGCAGTTCGGGCTAGGAGGACCTCTCAATCTCTCCGGAGCTTGGTACTACATCACTCTCATCCTTGCCTACCTTAACATGAGCATCAACCCTTTCATCTACGCTCTCAAATACAAGCTCTTCAGGGAGGGCTTCAGGAGACTATTCTGCGACAGGTGCTACAAGGCCGCACCTGAAAGACGAAACTTTACAGAACACTCTAGCTTACCACCGCGACCCGTTCCTACCGTCTCTGGGTCTGACAGAGGTCTCATACATGCTGAATAA